GAGCCCTCCCGAGAGCTCTGCGGGCGTTAACCGTAAAAGCTCTCATGAGCTAGGTGTCTGGCGGCAGCTGTAGAGATAGCTTGATCCTTTTTCTGTATATCCTGAAACAAACAGCGCAATGTGTACCGGCACTTTTGAGTACAGTAGGTTACCCTATCTGTTTTCGTATTGTGTTACTTGTTACGCTCCTCACAAACGCACAGATTTTGCAGTGGGTCAAGCGAGCCTTGGAATGAATTACAAAAAATGCTGTGTCAGCAGTTTTTCACAGGAGACAGATTCAAGTTCACATTGTTGCAAGGACGTTGCAGTgtcactgtgctttttttccccagtctaTTTTATGGATGGTACTGTAGCACCTAATGTGCTAGCAGAGAAATTACCAAATGCTTGATTGGTAGACCAGTGCTTTTTTGTGCAGTGGGCATCGCGGTATAGCTAAAGCATGACTGAACTTTATGTGCTGGCTTTTATCCTTGATTCCTCCTGCTGGATTTTATCTCAATTTACcttaatattttcctgttttagcAGTCTTACAGTTTCTGTAAGCATGGAAAATGGTTCCATACATAAGTGTCTTTATACATGAGGTAGAAGCTGATGATAtatgctgtgttttgctgccAGTGAGGTAATACTAAATGAGCAAGCACATAAAttacagaattagaaagaaGCTTGTGCTGAGGAAATTTTCAAACAGcacatttcagaggaaaataaggATGTAGAGACATAGATGAAGATTACTCTGTACGtggctttgtattttaatgatTACACGGAAAGACTTATTATGGCAGGCTTTGTGTTGTTTAAGTCATTCTATGTTCTATCTTAATGTGCTTTGCAAATTCATGTGAAGACTTTGGTGTGAACACTAAAGCATCTATATCCAAGAATCCTGCAGAAGATAAAGGTGAAAATTACATGTAATTTAGGCAGTGAAATTAGATTAATCTTGTACTTGCTATGTGGTTCAAACTTAAGTCACTATCAATATGTGGAATGAATAAATGTACAATGGGTCAAAATATGAAGAAGGCTGTAATTAAAGCAGGCTGAATCTGTCTTGCGTGCTCTTACTAGTCATGTGCTTGAGGAAGGACAAGAAAGGTAGGCTGTAGATGAAAGGATTAAAAGCATGCGTTGTTCCTATATATGCAGCTTTAATCCAGTGTCATGATAGCATTATGGACTGGCTGATGATGATAGAATGAGGTAAGTGACAATCTTGCTGATTTGTCTGTAAATGTTATAATAAGCTGACCTCACTAGGGAAGGAACTTCCTTAGATCCTTTTCCATGTGTGCACTGGGAGAGACTGGGAACAGTTTAGGAGTTGTCTTGTTCATATCTTTTGGTGTCAAGGTGTTCCTGCTTGCTGGTAATAGAACCAGGTTTAAACCAATGAAGTCACATTGGTGTTACCCTGCTGTGAGGGAAGGACAATTAGAGTTGTTAAGTATGTTGTGTGATTCTGAGAGAGGTAACTTGAACACACtgttgaaaactgaattttgaagttttcttctGTATGGAATACATAGCTTTTTGTATCTTGAAGTTCATTGCTAGCGTAAAAATGGTTTGAGTGGACCAAGAGTGTAGTTATTCACAGGAGTTAAATCTTGTGGGCGGGGAGGAAATGAGAATGGGTGCAGTGTAACTTGCAAGCTACTTTGCCATTTATAGTGTCAGGAGAGgttaagtttaaaaaatgctcAGAGAGCTTAGGTGTTCAGTCTTTATGTAAACAAGCAGCCAAGTTCAGGCATCCTCTGTGACACCACAAGCCTGAGACCTTGACATATGCCACTCTTGTATccacacagagaacagaaaaaaaagcacagctatAAGCACAACTATGGTGTTGTCCATTTAAACTGATCTCTCTTCATGGTATGCCTCAGTATGTGTCACATTTGTTAGGGAAAGGGAGGCCCTAAGACTCCCTTAATCTGAGTGTGAGGGACTAGGGTCAGAAattctggagaaaacaaagtacATACAGGCCCCACTGGTTCAAGATACTCCAGAATCCTCAATTCAACTTGAAGAGGCTTCATCTGTTTTGGCTGAGGTTGCCAGTTTTAGCTGATTTACTACTTGTTCTCTTTTGTGTTCAAGTGGACTGAAGAGTTGAATCCTGCTTTCCTAACTCCCACACCTATGGAAAAGTTGACTGAAACAGGCTTTCCAGTTTTCAAGTTCATCTTAGGTAACCTTGTTCCctgctctctcccctcccctaACATGCTTGTGTTCCACAGGAAGGGGAAGTGGTAGTGTCAGGTTCTTCAATTCTTGGGGTTGTTGGAAAGGCACCTGAACTTCATTTCTCTCAAAATTTGGACATGAAATTTTTCAAGTTCTGGCATTTCTGTTGTCCCCATGTATAACAAAGTGACCTAGGATGCCCAAAGCTTTTCAAGACTGAGGTTGTATAGACCCTGACAGAGATCATCAGAGAGGTGCTGTTCCCTCAGGTTCTCCTCAACTGTGTTTGGTGGtgtgctccccctgcccctccatcCTGCCCTTGGTTTCCCTGACAATGCTCAAGTGATAACTGGTGGTTGTGATGGCTGTATCCAACTCAAACTGAATTTGTAGGAGACAGATACTGAAAATGTGCCCACCTAACAGTGCTGGTCAAGGTCTAACTTGAGCTAAGTGGGAATGAAACTAACTTATGTAGTCAGTATGCAATGACAACCATGAGTCTGTTATCTTACTCCATAAACAGTGGACAGCCCAAGGCCCATTGagctctcctgcatggcagcaggCTGCACGACAGGGTCTCCCCTGGAGCCGGGACACCTCTCAAGGTTATTCCTCGAGGCTGAGAGACTCCTTGCTTCAACAGATTCTCGGTAAGTGATTAATAGCATGCTAAACttttgaaatcttagctaagtaGTATAAAGGATCGATTGTGCAGGGTGTGTGTCCTTTAAATATAAAccattgaccaagtctgagactaagtcTGGACCTAGCTGCGCTTGAACtcccctctgagaaggagtttagaaCACAAGGGcgtcctttctgaacctcaggACTCAACAGGAGGGAcctccctgacagttttgtctgaccctgtcctctgtgcagtaaataatcaagtATACCTTGCCCTTGAACcttgttaaaccactgttgCATTTACTACCAAACTTGGTTAAATTGCTTTTCTACTTCTCTCATATGAGAAGGTGACTGAGGTGTCCTGATGTATTAACGCTTCACTGATCTTCAATGGATCAGTGATCCAAGAACCCCTGCTTGAGATGTCAGAGGCCCAGCTGGACTGTGTCCTTGCTCCTGCAAAACTCAAGACAACCTAGCTCACCACAAATAGCAATCTTTGCCATTCCAAAACTGAGCGCAGGTCAAAAAATTCAAAGATTCACTTCTAAGAATCAAAACTGTCAACTTTCTTATAAATGGGCTAATCCATCCAGGCAAATTCTTAGTGCATTTGTATTTAACACAATAAACCCTTGTTGACTACATACAACAAAAATCATTGAGCAAGATCAGCTAAAGGACTTAACATGATTTTGTGCCCTGAATATTAAGATTATTTTTGGACAGTAGTATTATGATTAACAGTATATTAAGCACAGTAATGAAGAACGAATACTCCAAAGAATATGGAAAACAACTATTGAAGAAATGTGACTGTTTTGATGCTGTCTGCTAAACGCAGCAAAACAATCTGATCCTCTGTATGCCTAGAGATTCTGtatgtaattttgaaattattgaaCGCCTTAATGTAAGAATTCAGTTCAgattctataaaaaaaaatttcaacctcagttatcttctttctttttttccaagctcACTTTTTCAGCCTTCCAGGCCAAGCAAAGATGCTTTGCTGCTTTAAGGCACAAGAGATTGTTTAACGGTGTTAGGAATACGACTGGAATAATAGTCGTAATTTCTCAAAGTGGCAAGGATCCCAGCTGAATTCATGTGTTTCACTTCCTTGTTATACTGAAATGAATTTCCATGGATATCAGTTATCTtgcctgcaaagaaaataaaaattaacattccAGCAACCAAAAGTTGGAGAGAGAGGATCTATTTTATTAGTACAAATGATAATAACTAAACAAAACAGTCAGTCTTTGGTGTACACATGCCTGTCTCCAGATGTGAAGTATCTTTGCTCCCAGTTCAAGTGTGACAATTTTTCATTGACTGAAACCAAGTaatggtttcattttctttcaacaaTACCTTAACTtgtgtttcaggaaaaagaaaacaacatctCTCTCGCATggattaattaaaatacttcctgagtatttttttacattgatGGTGGATAAGAAGGAAACAAGAATCATCAGTTAAAGTAAAACCCAGGGTAAATCTATTCAACAAACTAACATAATATAGAAGTACCCCAGCTGGTTTTAAACTAGTTTTCTAGAATTACTTAGCAAGAGCAACGCAGATCTTTATCAAAGCTAATTTAACCACGAGATACCTACATATCAAGGAGCCTAAATACAGCACTGCTGCCCCAGATTGGTGGGTTTTTGTGCCTGAGCTAACCTGTTTAAAGCTATCCCAGTTATCAACACCAGAGACTGCAGAGGACTTAAATAATGTCATTATTTATGAACCCTGTTGTCCTCACTTGACAGAATTTAGGAGATCAAACCCCACAACTTTAGCATACAGTGGTAAAAGATCtatcaaagcaaaaagcagaagtagtataataataaaacatattcAGATACTTGTTAGCAAGACTTTTTGTAACTTCTCTAATCTCTTACCCCCTAGAAAGGTGAAGTGGCTTATGTTGGCTGAACACCACTGAATTAAATGAATGATGCAATTTTGGAGTTTGTACATTGAAGGAACAACCTCATGATTTGGCCtacttttgttattttaaagaatcCAGTGTCCACACTACTATATCCAGTTAGTAGGACAGTGtgattttactgtaaaatagaagccaatgaaaaaaaaccacatttatttttaaaatattaaaattaatataccGAAAATTTTGGAATTTGGCTTTTGCCATAgtatggtttgggttggaaggggcgttaaagatcatttagttccaacccccttgccttgggcagggacaccttccactagaccaggctgctcaaagccctgtccagcctggccttgaacacccctggggatggggcatccacagcttctctgggcaacctgtgccggtgtctcagcaccctcacagtgaaggatttcttcccaatacctaatctaaatctgccctcttttactttaaaatcattcccccttgtcctgtcactatagaccctactaaaaagtctgtcagACCCATCATTCTTACAAGTGCCCTTTAACTCCTGGAAGGCCGCTATAAGGTatccccagagccttctccaggctgaacaaccccaactctctcagcctgtcctcataggagaggtgctccagccctctgagcatcttcctgcccctcctctggactcactccagcaggtccatgtgcttcttatgctgggggccccagagctgaacacagcactccaggtggaGTAGCgagggaggatcacctcccttgacctgctgtttttttaattatctaaCAATTATTGACCATATTAGTCCAGGACAAAACAGATCATTCATGCTTTCCAGAGCATAATTTGCTGTCCCTTTGGAGTTACTGTTGATTTCACAGGGCTCAAAGCTCCTAGTGAATCatgactatttaaaaatattttccatgtttggaaactctttttttctatgaaaagtataaatagcttttaattgatgtaatttaatttatctTGGAATTCTGAATACTATTAACTTACCTCCCACGGCATGTAGAATAGCTTCAGGTGCACATGTATCCCATTTCTTACACCCAGGACTGGCAAATATATAAGCAGATGCCTTGCCTTCTACAAGTTGAATGATCTGTTATGAATAGAGAGTGGCAATCATTGCAAAGGATCTAGGCATTTAGAAATGGGTAAAAATAACACCAGGAAACAGGGATTAGATCAGTGTGTGTACTTTTAGTTTCAGAAACAAGAATTCCCATCTTGTGcaagtactaaaaaaaataaagtggaaacTATCTCCGTGTTGTCTTGTTGCCATTTTTGCCTTGCACACATTGGAGAAAAGAGATTGGACACTGTTTATGACAGCCATGACAAAACTAAGCTTTACAAACTGTAGCAAATGAGTATTCCCTATATGCAGAAAACTTTTGCAAAGGAAACATCACTGTGTACTCctatttttatccttttgtaTGTGCTGCTAGGTAGTTGGAATAAGAACTGTATTAACATGAACAGAAGGAAATGTCTATAATTGTCATTAAATTGAATTCCCATTCAGTCATTCTGGTGTtataacttttaattttctccccTAGAAACAGAATACTGGGGAAGATGGACCTCAGCCATGACCACCACAGCCACTGTTACAAATGTACCTGTACCTCTGTCTACCTTACAGCAGACTGAATGCtaggaatgaagaaaaaatgagctggggaaggaagaggaagtcTGCTGTACATTCATGCAAGTAAGCAaatgatttctttaaaaggtctttttcttATTCCAAAGATACCACCTTCCAGTAAAACCAAAAGATTTGGAGTTTCATACCTTGTTTCCTGCTCCTCCAACTCTGATGACACTGTCTGGATTCAAGGCACTGATGCACTCGTTGACCAGGGTACTGCTGTGAGAACGGGTGGTAACGATGATGTGTTTCCCAGCAGGTGCTTCTGTGAGCTGAAATCCAAAGGCACCTATGCCCAGGACTCCCCAGATtgtcctgcccagcacagcGTCAGCTCCTGCCTACAAAAAAGGTACGCAAGTCCAAGTGATGGGTAATCATTGCGATcagcactgaaagcagaaagggaaagaagtaCCTAGAGACATCTTTGCGTATCGGGGAGTGTAATATTAATACTGGGTTATGCATTTAAACAGTGGCACGTAAAAATAACTACTCTAGAGCCCACAGTGAGAAACCAGCTCTTCCGCTCTAAGACAATGACATTATTTACTCATTTATCTGTGACATTGTGGTGGTACGTTACATCCTGCCTCCATTGACCGACAAATTAATATTTGTGTATTTCCATGCTTCAGGCACAATCTGTAACTGAACAtatattgtaattttaaatgtttcatcaTACATATACCACATAGAGATGCAGCTGATGATATGCATTACATCAGCTCGagagctttttctttaaattttagtAAGTTTAATTAATCAGCCTGTATCATGAGCTTTTTCCCCCTCACAGATTAATACTGAAATTATCTCCAAATGTGTGAATGCCTGTAGGTTGGCCATTCTGGACTTATACCTGAAACCTGGCCTGATACACTCTAACCCAGCTGTCAGTGACAAGTACTCTTGGTTTATTTAGGGCTGCAGATTTATGGCACACATTCACGTATTGCATGGATTTACTAAAGAATATCTAGCAAAGACTGCCAAAGCACTGATCTGTACTTGTTTTACAGTATGTACTTTATATGTAGTGTAGTAGTAAGTGCagtatatatgtaatatatactGTATTACACAAGCCTCAGGATTCAGTATGGCTGTTAATAGGTCCCTGAGATTCAGTTTCTCAAAACTGTATATATCTAATAAAAAGACCGAACACCTTATATTACATTAGTTCCACTACACACTGCTTGTCATTTGAAAGGTACTAACTGGAAATGGCTTAGAAGTGACAGTTAGAAATCACCTaacttttaaacaaatcaaTATATTTAATACCTCATAGTTGTAATATGGCTGGTTAATAACTCCTGCTATTGCTTTGCCTCCATAAGCAATTCCAATAAGAACTGTTACGTGGTCAAGGAGACCTGTACAGAAATAATATGAATGTAGATatgcttgaaaaaaagaaagaatatatatattaaaaaaaacaacccttcaATTAAAGTCCAGAAGTTGATACACAGGGTGGTatcataaaaatgcaaatactaaTCAGGATTTTCAGATGTAATAGGTTGggtagtattttttttagccTTAAGGTCTGCAAAAATAATGCCCCTGATATAACTTAGTTCTATTAAGAGAATTCTAATTAACACATAATGAGAAAACTTTAAAGATACAACTAAATAGCAGTATATGATGACGTTCTATAATTGTGGTGTGAATTCTTTAATGGTATTCAAAACTAGCAATGTGTTGACACTTGTACATCTTTTTCACTAAAAGATGCAGCAGGAGATTAGTTTCAGCATATTGATTttggaggtttttctttttaataaattttagaGTCTATGTCTGTGGGGACAAATTAGGCCTTCCTGAAAAAGGTTTCTTCccataactgaaaaattatgatttgcggaaagatgttttatttggGAGGGCTACAAATACAGCTGTGGTATTTGGGTTGTTTCAAGAGGAAGATGTAAATGTAATTGAGCATATTCATGTGCAAATGGGAGATTTAGTCCCTGAGTTCAAAGTATGCAAAATTTGTGAGTCTGACTGAAAACTTAACACAACCTGCCAGCAATCAAAGGCAGCCCTTTGCTCCCTGAAATGATGAATACCGGTGGACACTCAGTAGCGTGTCAGAAATATTCAGTACTGGTTAGAACTGAATagaatgattaaaaaattcCATAGAACTCAAAAAGCCAGAAACAACATCAGCCTCAAGAAACAATATTCTGTGTAACTTCTGTCATAAAACTATCTGCATGTATGTGCTACTTTATTacattgctgtattttttttttaattagcagaATTAAAAGAGAAGCCAACCTTCAGTGTACTCCTTGGTTCCATCCAAGGGATCAACCCATATtacaagctttaaaaataaaaaagtaaggaaaattAACAAATGCAAATCATGTAAATTACCACgcaaagaataaattttattttagtgcttttatttccttatagCAGCAAGGAAATAGAGATTTGAATTTTCAACATTATGATACAGCTGAAGCCACAGTAgtattttacacaaaaaaaagcttaaaaactGACTGGAACTTCTCAGCAAATATCTTAATAGGAAGCTTAAACTGAACATGGAAATGGCATTACTTTCTTATGTCCAAAGTAGATTccttccaaattaattttaatcacaagttgtaaaaatcaaatttccatttcccattATTGCACACAGAGCTACGCAGCACTtccagctctggagctgtgATTCCTGTGActacatttcagttttcaaactaaacagaaaaactggCAACCCTGAaatcatgttttttcttaatacatCCTTAGCTAAAATCAGTAAGTAATGTAGTTAAGAGTGTAAAATAGGAAAACATATGTATAGCATTACCTCTTCCTCTTTAATTCCCATGTATTGAGCAGGACaagttttcttcag
Above is a genomic segment from Falco naumanni isolate bFalNau1 chromosome 12, bFalNau1.pat, whole genome shotgun sequence containing:
- the BPNT1 gene encoding 3'(2'),5'-bisphosphate nucleotidase 1 isoform X2, which translates into the protein MSICASLARKFPKVTIIGEEELPTDEVTEDLIEDGHCEEILKKTCPAQYMGIKEEELVIWVDPLDGTKEYTEGLLDHVTVLIGIAYGGKAIAGVINQPYYNYEAGADAVLGRTIWGVLGIGAFGFQLTEAPAGKHIIVTTRSHSSTLVNECISALNPDSVIRVGGAGNKIIQLVEGKASAYIFASPGCKKWDTCAPEAILHAVGGKITDIHGNSFQYNKEVKHMNSAGILATLRNYDYYSSRIPNTVKQSLVP
- the BPNT1 gene encoding 3'(2'),5'-bisphosphate nucleotidase 1 isoform X1, which translates into the protein MASPALLMRVVASAYSIAEKAATIVRNVMAAGDLGIVEKTGANDLQTKADRLVQMSICASLARKFPKVTIIGEEELPTDEVTEDLIEDGHCEEILKKTCPAQYMGIKEEELVIWVDPLDGTKEYTEGLLDHVTVLIGIAYGGKAIAGVINQPYYNYEAGADAVLGRTIWGVLGIGAFGFQLTEAPAGKHIIVTTRSHSSTLVNECISALNPDSVIRVGGAGNKIIQLVEGKASAYIFASPGCKKWDTCAPEAILHAVGGKITDIHGNSFQYNKEVKHMNSAGILATLRNYDYYSSRIPNTVKQSLVP